tcagtgtcAAGCCTACCTCGCTTTATCACTGGAAGATGGACACTTAATCCAGCAATATTCATTTACTGCTAGGTAGACCGCCTGTGTTGACTGTAGTAAAGCAATTTACAATCAGCTTATGAAGTAATAACATTAACACAGAAAGGAATACCAAAAATCATGAGTTTTGTTGCACAGATATCCATACTTGGGGCATGGCTATCAAGTAATAAGACTGATTCAATACTCTATAATCATAGCACATTAAAATACTGTCAGACATTAATGGTCCTATATATGAAAAATGTCTATATGGAAATGGCTGTGATTTATTGCAAAGCATAATTATATGGCAAATTTCAAAGAAGGTCAAATAATTTCCAAAACTAAATTTGTAAATTTAATAGCTCAGGCCAGTCTCAGTTACTTTTTGGAGATTTCAGAACTATTAGGGGCAGAggaatgcttttccttttttctcttctttttgtcctttttgtGATGCTTCCCCTTTTTTGACttactctttttctcctttttcttttctttcttctggtatttttgcttcttttgttttgaaGTGTCCTCTTCAGTGGAACTAGATGAATAAGACCTACGGGTAATAATACATACTGACTGATAACTGTATTTATGGCTGATGGGTGCATTTAAATGGAATCCAAACTGCTTTAAATCCTTCTTGGAACAGGGTGAGAGTATAAAGAAACTCAAATGAAATGTGCCTTTTACATCTGTGTGCTCTTAAAATACTGTAATCAGAATTTTTGCCACTTAGCCagagaaactaacaaaataaataTCTCTACTCTGCTCAATTCCAGTTATGAGTTTTAAATTCAGCAAGGATGAAatcatttttctgtgattttcgGTTTCTCATCCTGTGTACCCTTCAAAATCTTTCTTATAAGGCAAAGAAAGTGGCATTTTATACACTCTCATTATATACACAATTCACTATGTATACAATAACTTGTTAGTTTATTCTCTTAAAAGAGCCACAAAGAATGCAATAATATAAAAAGAGCTATAATTGTACCTCCATATAAATGTATGAAAGCTGAAAATCGGCAAAATAAAAGCacttctgttatttcttttttatttttcaagttaaaGTACTTGATTCTTTTATATACAGAGTGATACAGATGAACAGTTGTATTCCATAATAATTTTCAGTAGTTACAAAATGATACTTTTAAATGTATAATCGAAGTAAATGAGTATGATTTACCCAAACCCCAAGTAAGTATAACAAAACAGGAACTgagttaatttataataaaaaaggtACCCCAGAGTTAGCTGAGTGATCTAAACATGGAAGTTAAACTCCAGCTGAGAAGAGCTGGCAGCCACACACAGGAGAAGGAGAGGCGGACAGGAGGCCACAGGCTGCGTCTGCAGAGAGCCTCCCCGCGAATGCCCTGACGGGGACGGGCCTCCTGGGCCTCTGGAACTGCGCGTCCCCTCCTCTCCCTGTTTGCCTGCCCAGCCGCTGGCTGTCTCCCGAGCCTGGTTTCTCATGCATTCTCCTGCACTCacttcagttctgtttttctcaACTCTTGTCTGCTTTCCTGTTTTCAAGACCTTCTTGACCTCTATATTCTGACCAGGGCTGCTTCTCTGTCtatacttttttctttgccttttcggACTTggattctctttttttaaggCAGAATGTTAAACGCTAGCATAGCAACTACATTAAGTGGCATTATCTTTGCTAAAAGTGTACTTAGAAAAGTTCTTTTAATTCTGGGCTGTGTCTGAAAGAGGTCTGTGAAGGCCAAGGTAAATAATATGTTACTCTAAAATCAGTATATgaaaatttggaagaaaatagaaaatctcacTTTTCCTACTAGGAATCCATTATGCTGTGCTAGCGCAAATGACAAAACAATACGCTAATCAGACTGCGTGATACACTGAGCTCTACCTTCCTTTATTAGTTCTTACATTAAACATTGTTATTTAACTCTCAATACCTGAAAGTGAGTTAACTTCCAATATGTATAGTAGCTGAGCTGTTAAGAGTGCATATATTTCATGCTCTACAAAAACTACAGAGACAACACCTGACATGCAGAACCTACTCCATCAGAGAACTAAGGTCCAAGCTAGATATTACTACCTGCTAAATACCTTAAATAGTGCCTATACGTACATGCTTATTCTGGTATAAATGAAAGTGCACTCATGAACCAAGGAAGAAGTTGCCTCTTAAGTCTTTGGATCGATTTCTTTAACCAACTGTTGAAAGAGTTgacagtaaaataaaatcataggTAGTTGAGAATTCTGAAAGACCTGAAGGAATTTTTAGCATGGCAAATAGGTACATAAatccaattaattaattaactttattaattaattaatgatatTCTGAGAATACTGACATTTAAGCCCCAACTTCATATATATGAGGACAAAATGTGTATGTGAAGAATTTCAACATATGTCCAAATTAAAACTTGACTAGTgttccataatttaaaaattctagaacACAAACAGAATACATAAAAGAAGCAGGTGgagctgttatttatttatatcttaatttgctccaaaaaagaaaatttaaggtaCCTGAGTGCTGACTCTATTTTTGAATCCTGACATGAAGGATTTTGCTATTTTACTGAAACAACCAAACTCTCATCAATATAAAATTAACTAGACtgtaatgtgaaaaataaaattttttaatccatCCTGTATTcagtcctattttttttaaaaaaagttaaaacaatacctcttccttttttttttcaacttgattttctctttgctttttgcttttttcttttcctcttcttcattAATTCCTGTGTGTTGAGGGGAAAGAATCAGGTCACCATCAGTTTATTTATTATTGTGGTatgtaagcatttttttaaaaaattggggtATAGCTGCTTTAGagtgttgtacaacaaagtgaattagctctatgtatacatacagcgcTGTCCTCTCACCGCCCCTCACCACCCTGCCCATCGCGGCCACCACAGAACACCGAGGCTGAGCACCCTGCACCGGACAGCGGCTCCCCATCGGCCACCTGTTTTACACGTGGCAGCACACATTCGGCAGGCCCAGCCTTCCAAGTCacccctctctttcctctttcctgtgTGCCCAAGTCTGCTCTCCACATCTgtgtctattcctgccctgtaaataggtttacctgtaccatttttctagattccacatgtatccgttaatatatgatattagcattttatacattttaaaattttggctgTTGGTTGGTGAATTTCACTGGTCAGGATCTGCACTTTTCTTGTAACAATGTCCcctttcttgattatttttactcattaaaaatctaataaaaacaTTCTGCTTTTAATACAAATTTCAAATCAACTATGTATATTTACTAAAAACTTCAAGTATTTAATTTCTAATTCCTAATCAATATTGACAGTTTGGTGAGTACTATTTCAGGCCTTAAGAAATGAAACAACACAATCaggtataattaaaaaaaattttccttttcaagCTAAATTAGGATCACAAAATCCTAGGGTAATGGGACAATAACAACACAACTAATATTTACGTTGTCAGTATCTTGGAAGGAGAGAATACGCACTGTTCTCTagcttgatttttatttatttttaaaattttttatatttaccatatttgtcatattttgtatattttttttctttttttttccatttatttttattagttggaggctaattactttacaatattgtagtggtttttgtcatacattgacatgaatcagccatggatttatgtgtattccccatcccgatcctccctcccacctccctctccacctgattcctctgggtcttcccagtgcaccaggcccgagcacttctagcttgatttttaaatacacaatTTGGTGTGTGTTCTTCTAGACTTTCTCTATATATAGCTAAATACAAACACACatttacatatacaaataaagTTACATGTAAGTCTCAAgtttttcctcatttgaaaaatgtagcatatacaatattttcaacttctttcacttaacacttttaaaaatattcatttatcctAGCACTATTTGCTGAAAAGACTTTTTCTACACAGAATTGCCTTTTCACCTTTGTAAAAAATCAGTTGAACTGCTTCTAGGAAGGTGAAGTAGACATATATTTCCTATTCCTCTCATTAAGTATAACTACACATCCCAGACATAACAAAAACAAGCATAAGACGACTCTGAAAGGTGAAAAGGCAGACACTAGCTAGAGTTCTTGTATAAGCTAGAAAACGACCCGGTACTGAGTTCCCTGAAATGTCTTTTTGCTTTATACAGCACAGACTTAAGAGCTACAGAAGCTGGCAACCTGGCAACGTCAACACCTGGAGACAAAAATGCCCCAACAAGGATCTGCTCTTTCTAGTCAAAGGGCCAAAAAAGAGACTGCATTGTGACAGCAAGCTTTTAGATAATAACTGCCATTCTCCAGCCAAACACCACAGAAGAAAATGTGACACCACCCACATCGTCAAAGGCTGAGTGAAGAACACAGACTTCCTCCCTTGTGAGGCTGTGataccaaacattcaaagaacGATTAATAGAAATTTTAGATAATCTTATCTAATGAGCAGAAGAGAATGAAACTCTTTTCAATATTCTATGAAGCTAAtgtcactctgataccaaaatcagattaaaacagtacaaaattagaaaaaaagactaACATCTCtcatgaacatggatgcaaataACTGTTAACTAGGCtgactgaatattaaaaaatcaattgatGCAACCTACTGTATTAACAGGTTAAAGAAAAACTGTAGGATCCTATCAACTGATACAGAAAATGCATGTGGCAAAATCTgacacccattcatgataaaaactttttcaaaatagGAATAGAGGGACActttctcaacttgataaagaatgGCTACTTGATAAATGACTTGATAAATCTCAACTTGATAAATGACAGCTAACTGCTAAGGTCTGAATGTTTCTGTCCCCTAGGGTTGGAATCCAGGTAAGAATTCATCTCTCACTACTCTTTTTCAATATAGTACTGTAAGTTCTAGCCACAGCAATAagacaagaaagggaaataaaaggctTACAGATCAAAATGAAAGAAGTGAAACTgttctgatatgcagatgacacgatggTTTACATAGAAAATTTCAAGAAATCTACCAAAAACTCCCAGAAATAACCAGTGAGTTCAACAAGGATAAAAGATAAACATACACAAATAaactgcatttctatatactcatAATGGACATGCAATAAAAAAAAcatcatttataatttttcaaaaaagaaatgtttatagATATAAATCTAATAAAACATGTAGGATTTATATGCTGAAAAGTAAATAGtgataagaaaagaaatcaaagatctaaataatTATAGAGACATATATTTTTGGGTTGGAAtgctcaacatagtaaaggtgtCAATTTTCCCCAAATTGATAAACATGCTTAATGCAGTGagtatcaaaatcccagcaagattCTTTGCAGATAAAAACATCATTCCAAAatttttatggaaagaaaaagaaactagaatagttgaaataattttgaaaaagaagaataaagtagaaaaacTCCATCCCTCCAACTTCAAAACTTATTGTATAGCTACATTAAACAAGAATGGGTGGAGggatagacacatagatcaatggaacattaTAGACAATCCAGAAACAAAACCACACAAATATGATCAACTATTTTTGGCAAAAGCAATTCAATGAAGGAAAGACAGCCTTTCAATGAACAGTGCTGGAACAATTGTTCATTCTTAAGCAAAATACTACTAAGTGCTCTAAGTTTCATATCTCATATAATAATCAACTCAAATGGATAGAGGacttaatgtaaaatataaagctataaaaactttagaaaaaaGTAAAGGAGACCAAGAGATAGGTTAAAAGTTACACTTGAAAGCAAAGCACAATCTAcaaggaaaaattaataaattggaactttataaaaattaaaatctattgcTCTGTGAAACACCTATTAAGatgatgaaaagacaagctacatattgggattaaaatatttgtaaaccagGCATCTAACAAAGGACTTATATAAGTACACTAAAAACTATTTGCTTTCTCCTggctattttaattatattatttttttttaattttaattatattatatcattaaaaaaaatttacaatattCAAGAGAGTTGGTATAAGATCTCTCTAGCTCTAAGGAAGAATTCAAGGAGCCCCTAGGATTACCTAAAGGATGCAGGTCAAGGATGCACTCAGTCACTCACACCGAGAGCTTACCCTTtcagagagactgaacaacattaGCAAATTATCAATGGAACTAACAACCACAGCCTCTAGACTCCCTTCCTCTGTGTGCTTCAGACCCAATCTATGCTTTATTTGGGTAGGGGTTACTGGGCttcctttgcattgttcacttaagaaggctttcttatctctccttgctattcttggaactcattcagttgtgtatatctttccctctcctctttgcctttcacttctcttgttttctcagctatttgtaaggcctcctcagacaaccactttgacttcttacatttctctttcctggggatggttttggtcaccacctcctgtacagccttatgaacctctgtccatatttttTCATGCACTccgtctaccagatctaattccttgaatctatttgccacctCCACTGTCTAAttgaaagggatttgatttatgtcatatctgaatggtttagtgggttcccctactttcttcaatttaagtctgaattttgcaatcaggagctcatgatctgagccatagtcagctccaggtcttatttctgctgactgtatacagcttctctgtcttaggctgcaaagaaaagaatcaatataatcaatctgattttggcaatgaccatctggtgatgtccatgtgtagttgtctcttgtgttgttggaagagggtgtctgctatgacaagtgtgttctcttggcaaaactctgttagcctttgccctgtttcattttgtactccaaggccagatttgcctgttactccaggtatctctcgacttcctacttttgcattccaatcccctacgataaaaaggacatctttttttcagtgtatattgtcactttgcttatttaacttacatgcagagtacatcatgtgaaatgcagagctggatgactcacaagttggaattaagattgctgggagaaacatcaaacctcagatatgcagatgataccactgatggcagaaagcaaagaggaactagagatcctcttaatgagggtgaaagaagagaagtgaaaactcaacattcaaaaaattaagatcatgacttcatggcaaacaggttggaaaaaatggaaacaatgatggattttgttttcttgggctccaaaatcactgcggatggtgattgcagccatgaaattaaaagatgcttgctcctcagaaggaaagccctgacaaacctagacagcatattaaaaatcagagatatcactttgctgacaaaggtccatatagtcaaaattacagtttttccagcagtcatgtatggatgtgagacctggaccataaaaggctgagcgccaaagaactgatgctttcgaaatgtGGTGTTGTAGAAACTCTTGAAAGGCCCCTGGAaagcaggagatcaaaccagtcagtcttaaaggaaatcaaccttgaatattcattggaagggctgaagatgaagctccaatactttggccccctcattggaaaagaccctgatgctgggaaagattgagggcaaaaggagacagGAGTGGCAGAGaattagatggttagataacatcacttattcaatggacatgagtttgggccaACTCTAGGaggtagtgaaagacagggaagcctggcgtgctgcagtccatgggatagcaaagagtctgacatgacttagcgattaaagaATAACACTGGGATTCCATTTGGTGATCATGAAATAAATATGGTcccttctttgtgtgtgtgttagttgcttggttgtgaccaactctttgtgatcccatagacggtaGTGCATCAGgtccttctgttcatggaattctccaggaaagaatacacgagtgggtagccactcccttctccaggggatcgtcccaatccagggatcgaacctgggtctccagcattgctggaggattctttaccgctgagccaccaaggaagccctactatactggagtgggcagccattcccttctccaggggatcttcttcacccggggatcgaacctgggcctgccgcactgcaggcagattctttaccatctgagccagaaaGCTGATGCTAATAATGAAGCTTCACCAACTACTCTCCGTCCTGGAGGGTATTATATGCTActtcctcccctttctcccaGAGTGGATTTATCCCTGGTCTTCTGATTGAAAAATCACCTCTAGAATAAACCACTATTCATGATGGGAGTGTAGTTTATCCTTTAAGATTGATGtgataaaggacaaaaagatCAAGAACCAACAGACTGAATGATATCTAAGGTAGGAGAGCAGGACATAGCAATGAAAATACTATAGGACAAATAGACAAGAAACCTGGATCACGGCAAGAAATGTTGGCTCTATCGTGACCAGCGAATGACTTTGGAAAGTcacctgttttcatttttctacaaAACTAgggttttaaattatttgttctaaagATTCTTCCTAATTCTAAACTCTTGtgcatttgtctttttaaaaatagggcaGTATAGGTGAAAGGGGTAGAAAGTATCCTTGTGGAATTAAGGCTGTTAGGCTTTCTCTCCTAGAATCTTCTGCTGTGCTCCTATGTGGCTTGGCTACTCTCCATTTTGATGCAGCTGTCTTTCTGGAATATCTCCTTACCAGCATGCTACAAATTTCccttcttattttttctattcccTACATTCCTGTCTTCCTTTATTTAGTGTATTCCCTTACATTGGTAGAACACTTATTCCAGAGGTTTTCTGAGAAAGAGTGAGAAGTAAATTGTTTTTTCAGACTTGAATGTCTGACAATGTCTTTACTGTACTTTCATATTTGATTAATAATTTGGTTGGGTATATTATCCTAACTTGGATATAACTTTTCTCCAACAATTGAAAGCATGATCCACATTCTACTAGCCTCCAATATTGGTTTAGAGATGTACACTATTCTGACTCCTGATTCTTCACCTATGACCTGCCTTATTCTCAACTCTGAATGATCTGAATTACATCTTTCAGTTTCTATCGTACATTAAGTTTCATTATAGTGTCCTTTGTGTGGGATATTTTTAACACTGTGCCTGGTACTTGTTAAACCTTTTCATCTGgaaattatttcttctctttctgggattCATTTGAATGAAGTATTTTCTAGAATGACCCTTCAATTGTTCTATCTTTTTTCTCTCACTTTGCTCTTGTTTTTTTCAACTTTACCTTCCAACTCTATCGAGTTTTCCATATctgcttcatttttaattttcaaaagcccctttgttggttttatttatattcatgCGTGCTAGATCTTCTCTTTCTATGaaactaaatatttattatttctgctaAGTTTTCTCCCTCTACAGACTATGAATTTCTCGAgttgattttttgtttgtgttttgaaaTCTATATTTCATGTGAAAATCCTTCTGCAGAAATTTAGCACTCCTCACTGTCTAAAAAGCTTTTAGCAAGCGAAACTTAGAAGTGCAGACTTCACCGGCCAACTGGTGAGATCTTGTCTTTGAAGGATCCCTAATGTCAATAtccttatttctttcttcttaggCTGGTCAGATTTCTCAGGGATGTATCTTCAGATCTTCTGCCTGAGTGATATATGTCTGGGAACCAATAGGTGAAGATGGCTAGAAGGCTCTCACCATTCTGTATCTAACCTTTAACTTAAATATCTTCATTTGTGTTTGGTGTGTCCCAGTTTAAAGACTGTTGATCTGACCCTGTCTAGAAAATAAACCTGTGGCAGTCTGCTGAGACGACAGGGCTTCACAGAGTAGGAAAAGGGAATGAAGCATTAACTACTTCATGCTTTTAAGCAATCCCTGTTTTTAGTCTTACATTCTCACTTTCAGAGGTACCCAAGGATACTCATTATCAAGACCTCAGGGGGTTTTAGAGTATATACTCAGGTTATTTCTCAGCTTTTCACACTGTTAAAAGGGTTGAGCTCTCTTAAAGTGTGAGTCCACTAGCACTAACCCAAACTTTctgactcttgttttctttgtccttgtgaatttaggtctttaagaaattcttttactattattttagtGTTGTTTCAGTagggagcaaaagaaaaaatatatatattcaagcaGCTATCCCTGAAGTTATATTGACTCATATTTCCTGTTACTCTCGCCTGTTTTCTTTGGGATACcacccttcttctgccttctcagCTTGTCCTAGTACCCTGGCATTTGACTTTTTCCACTTACCTTCACTGGACATTATatggaaaggttaaaaaaatttaaggtgTTTATTGTTCTCTTATGATCAAAAACAAGTTTAACCATTTTGTATCTGTCTCACTCCATGCCTAAACCCATATTCAAATAAGCTGCATTTTGCTTCACTGTGACAACTGCCAATATGGCATTTTGTAGTTTACAAATTATTTTCACATATggcatcacattttttttttttttttttatggcatcACATTTTATCCTTAAAAACCCCACTGCAAAGAAAGGTCATTTTATACACAAGATGGAAAACAAATGGTTAAACAGTTGGTCTGAAATTTGTTCTCTTTTGCAGGGGAAAGGAGGATgcctcaggaaagaaaaaaggtaatATGGTCAAATTTCTTTATAAACATGCTAATGACAGATTTCCTGGAAATAAATTACTAGTATTTGCTAGCCAGAGAAtccttttttgggggtggggaggaggtggtatatggctaaaagaaatttttttcctcacagttctgaaaGTTAGAAGTCCATGATCAAGCTGTTGGCAGAAGAATCCTTATTTATACACTGCTTATAGCTGAATGTACTTGGTTGGTCTAGGACTGCTTATGGTAAATAATCCTGGAATCTAGGGATTTATGGGCATAAATCCATAATCCCTGGGAAATGTAACTATCTGGGCACAAAATTAAGGTGTTTCATGACCAAAATGACTTTCTTTTCTGTAAGTAATGTCAAAACCTTTTACGCTAACTGTGGCCAGAGTGGGAACCTGGGAGGTTGTACTGCAGTCCCAGGACTCTTGCTGCTTTGCTATGCCACATGGTCATCTCATACATGAAgttacagctgacccttgaatgGCAGAGGGGTTAGGAAATAAATTTTGTGAGGAAATAAATTCTCTGTAATTTTGCAGTCCAAAATCCAAGTATAATTTATAGTTGGCTTTCCACATACACAGTTTCTCCATATGCATGGTTCTGAATCTGTGAATTCCATCAACTGCAGCTTGTTTATTATTCTAGTATGTAACGCTGAAAAAGTTTATATGAAAGTCAACCCATGCAattcaaatccatgttgttcaagggtcaactaaaGCTTGATACTGCTAAGATCTCTGATTTTAATGAGTGTGATTTGATGATCCAATCCTTTAGACTCTTTGTACCATGTGATACATTCCAGtgagatggaaaaacaaaacgaaacacaGTAAAACCTGGGTTGCAGAATCAGAAACACACTTGCCTGCAGGTTCTATCACTGACCAACTgtttgactttgggcaagttacaaCGTTCAAGCCTATTTCCTTACCTATGCAATATTTCTTACATAAGATGCAAACTATCTTAATGACAAATACAATAGAACAATAGATAAAGATGACATAATACAGCAGGACATTTAGAAACAACCTTAAAcgttggagggaaaaaaaagtattgctTACTTTTTTCTTGTAATGCCTGCAGTTTATTCAGCTCCTCATTCTCTTCATCACTCTCTTCACTGCTTGTGCTGCTGACATCCAAAACTATATCCCTTTTGGGATCTACTCGGAGAAAATTGCGGCATTCAAAAGTCAGGTGACCAGCtaagtaaaacaaagaaatatgaaTGACAAAATTACAGAAACATTAcatattttttgctttgtttgtccACTAAGCAACAAttacaatttaataaaataatatttagtttAAACTTTTATTCAGTGAGTGGTCATCTGCTTTACCTGAatgaaaaagaacttttttttaacaGGGCttctattcaataaatatttttttttttgttacatcTTATGGATTTTAGAATATTGAATTAATGTAAATATTCTCAACTTTGGATTTTATACTCAATTTCTTTCCCCTATATTTAATTCCTTTCCCCTACCTTTTTGCTTCTCATCTTACTATTACATTACTTACTATTACATGTTTCATTACACA
The Muntiacus reevesi chromosome 14, mMunRee1.1, whole genome shotgun sequence DNA segment above includes these coding regions:
- the SREK1IP1 gene encoding protein SREK1IP1; this encodes MAIPGCNKDSVRAGCKKCGYPGHLTFECRNFLRVDPKRDIVLDVSSTSSEESDEENEELNKLQALQEKRINEEEEKKKAKSKEKIKLKKKRKRSYSSSSTEEDTSKQKKQKYQKKEKKKEKKSKSKKGKHHKKDKKKRKKEKHSSAPNSSEISKK